A stretch of the Gracilinanus agilis isolate LMUSP501 chromosome 4, AgileGrace, whole genome shotgun sequence genome encodes the following:
- the GJB7 gene encoding gap junction beta-7 protein: MSWMLLRDLLSGVNKYSTGIGRIWLAVVFIFRLLVYMVAAEHVWKDEQKEFECNIRQPGCENVCFDYFFPISQVRLWALQLIMVSTPSLLVALHVAYRLGREKRHNKKFYISPGSMDGGLWCTYVISLVFKTGFEIGFLALFYKLYDGFRVPHLMKCDIRPCPNTVDCFISKPTEKKIFLYFLLVTSCLCIVLNITELGYLVFKNFVKCCLQRYAQNVKFSAYKCHNVDYATCNEINVPKLLQKNNSDCSRSIPQKLDRSDLQEG, from the coding sequence ATGAGTTGGATGCTCCTCAGAGATCTCCTTAGTGGAGTAAATAAATATTCAACTGGAATTGGTCGAATCTGGCTGGCTGTTGTCTTTATATTCCGTTTGCTGGTCTACATGGTAGCTGCAGAACATGTTTGGAAAGATGAACAGAAGGAGTTTGAATGCAACATTAGGCAGCCTGGTTGTGAAAATGTCTGTTTTGACTACTTCTTTCCCATCTCCCAGGTTAGACTTTGGGCCTTGCAGCTGATCATGGTCTCTACTCCTTCTCTTCTGGTTGCTTTGCATGTGGCCTACCGTTTGGGCCGGGAAAAAAGGcacaataaaaaattttacattagTCCAGGTAGCATGGATGGGGGCCTGTGGTGCACTTATGTCATTAGTCTTGTTTTCaaaactggatttgaaattgGCTTTCTGGCTTTGTTTTACAAGTTGTATGATGGATTTAGAGTACCCCACCTTATGAAATGTGATATAAGGCCTTGCCCTAACACTGTGGATTGTTTTATCTCCAAACCTACTGAGAAGAAAATCTTCCTTTACTTCTTGCTAGTCACATCGTGTCTGTGCATTGTTTTGAATATCACTGAGCTAGGTTATCTGGTTTTCAAGAATTTTGTAAAGTGCTGCCTTCAACGATATGCTCAGAATGTCAAATTCTCAGCTTATAAGTGTCACAATGTTGATTATGCCACGTGCAATGAGATTAATGTCCCCAAACTGCTCCAAAAGAACAACTCTGACTGTTCCAGAAGCATTCCTCAAAAACTTGATAGAAGTGATTTGCAAGAAGGGTGA